The nucleotide sequence GTATTCCGCCTTAAGAACATAGCCTACTCTTTCCCCTAATTTGGCAGAATCTTGGAGGAAATAGCCATCCAGCTTCAGCTTTTGGGCCTGAAGATTAGAAGAGAATATTACTAATAAAATGCTAATGAAGAATCCTTTGAACTTACCCACGCTTCATGGTTTTATTCCTGTACCTAAACAATTCGATCAATGGAAGGACAATGTCTTCCTGGGTATCAATGGGGAGATAGTTAATCTGATTTTTTTTGCATAATTCTTTTAGAGAGTTTCTATCTGTGGTAAATGTATCGGAAATCTTTTTGGAAAAACTACCAAAAGCCGTGTTGACCCAAGTGGTTTTGCCTTCTTCCTTATCAAAAACCGGGATGATTCCCAAGGAAGGTAAAGCTGATTCACGGGGATCAGTTACCTGAATGGCCACCACATCATGTTTTTCCCCGAGGGCTTTGAATGATCTTTCATAATTCTCATCGATGAAATCTGAGATCACGATGATGATGCTTCTTTTCTTGATCAGGTTAAGGGAAAAAGTGAACATCTCATTGAGATTGGTTTTGATGGATTTGTTTTCATGCTTGAAAATACCTCTAATCACTTTTACTCCCTGCTTTGGACCTTTTCCAGGAAGAATAACTTTTTCCTTTTGATCTGAAAAAGACACCAAGGCTACTTGGCTGCCCTCATGAATGGCTGCTAGGGTCAGTACTCCAGCGATTTCTTTTCCCAAGTCGATTTTTTTCCTTCTCTCATCACCAATATCCTGAGATCCGCTGATGTCCAAAAGAAAATAGACAGATTGATCCTTGTCTTCCTTAAAAGTTTTGACAAAGGTGCCGTGTCCTTTTGCGGATACTTTCCATTCAATGGTACGGACATCATCACCGTATTGGTAAGGCCTCAAGTCATCGAATTCAAGGCCCGCACCTTTGAAAATGGACTGATAATCACCTTGCAGGTGGTTATTTGCCACCTTTCTGATCATGATTTCGTATTTCCTAAGTTTTTTCAGCAGTTGCTTCATGGGCTAATTCTTTCCGAGGGCCTAAATTTAATGGACTAGATTGAATAATAAAACGAGTAATGGATAACATATTATCTAAATTTCAACGGAATTGGCTAATTTTGCATTGTGAAAAAAATAATAATCTTCATTATTGCCCTTTCGGGACTGCTGTCTTGCGCTAAAGAGGGGCAGCCTGATGAGTTGTTGTCCGAAGATAAAATGGTGGAAATCATGGTAGATATCCACTTGGCTGAAGGAATGGCCAGCTCTTTGCCTGTCTCCTATGATTCTTCCAAAAAACTATATCCATTATTTGAAAGCCGTGTTTTTGAAAATCATCAAGTAGCAGACACAGTATACATGGAAAGTTTGGAATATTATCTGAGAGATACCGAAAAGATGGAGGAGCTTTATGGTCGGGTGATTGATTCACTTAATGTGAAAGAAAAAGAAGGAAAATAAAGTATGCTATATCCGGATAATCTTGAGTCCAAGATTAATTTTGATAAAATAAAAGAGTGGATCAAGGAAGAATGTACCAGTAAATTGGGTACTGATATTGTTCAGAAAGTGTCTTTTTCAAAAGATATCAATTTGCTGAACAAACTGTTGGACCAAACAGAAGAGTTTCGCCAGATTTTATTGTCCGGTGAAATGTTCCCTTCATCCAACTTTCTGAATATCTATCCTTATTTGGATAAGGCCAAGATCGAAGGGACTTTTTTGTATGAGGATGATTTTCATGAAATCCGTCTTTCCTTGCTTACGCTCAAGGGCTGTGTAGATTTCTTTACGAAATTTCAAGAAGAGTATCCCCAGCTTTTTCAGCTATTGGGATTGGTGAATCTTGATAATACCTTGCTGAGGTCTATAGAGAAGGTGTTGGATGATAAAGGTAAAATCAAAAACAATGCAACACGCGAACTGAGTTTGATCAGGGCGCAAATCCTTTATGAGGAAAACCGACTCAGAAAGGTTTTGGATAGGATCTTTCGTGAAGCAAAGGCCAAGGGATTGACACCTGATGATGCATCGATAACCATACGAGGCGGCAGAATGGTGATGCCTGTTCTGGCAGAAAATAAAAGAAAGATCAAGGGATTTGTACATGATGAATCTGCAACTGGACAGACCGTATTCTTAGAGCCTGCCGAGGTTTTGGATATCAATAATGAGCTCAAGGAGCTGGAATATATGGAGCGCAGAGAGGTGCAGAAAATCCTCACAGAGCTTACCAATACTTTAAGGCCGTATATTCCTGAGCTTAAGAGTGCTTTCCGCTTTTTGGGAATGGTAGATTTTATCCGAGCCAAGGCCAAGCTTGCCCTGAAGATGAATGCCAGTAAACCCAGTCTTCAAAAGGAAAAAGTCATAGAATGGTACAATGCCCGTCACCCTGTTTTGGAACATGCCCTTAAGCAGCAAGATCGAAAGATTGTTCCCCTGAACATTCATTTGGATCATAATAGCCGTCTTTTGGTGATTTCTGGCCCCAATGCTGGAGGAAAGTCTGTTACCCTCAAAACCGTGGCTTTGGTGCAGTATATGTTGCAATGTGGGCTGTTGGTGCCCATGGATCCTCATTCCAAGTGTACAGTGTTCCAAAATTTCTTCATTGATATTGGGGATGAACAAAATATAGAAAATGACCTGAGTACCTATAGCTCACATTTGATGAGCATGAAGTACTTTACCCAGTTTGCCGATAAGAAGTCCATCTTTTTTATTGATGAATTTGGTACAGGTACGGAGCCCCAGTTTGGCGGGGCCATTGCCGAATCGATTTTATTGGCCTTGAATAAATCAGGAGCCTATGGGGTAGTGACCACGCACTATGGAAACCTGAAGCAGATAGCTGCCAAAAATCAAGGAATGACCAATGGAGCTATGCGCTTTGACGTGGACAAACTGGAGCCACTTTACCAGCTAGAAATAGGCAAGCCAGGTAGTTCCTTTGCGTTGGAGATAGCCACCAAAATTGGGATTTCAAAGGAAATTATCGGTTATGCCAAAGAGCAGATTGGTGATGAAAGGGTAAGGTATGATAAGCTCTTGAATAAGTTGGAGTCAGAAAAATCCAAGTATGAAAGGGTTTTGGATGAAGTGCAACGAAAGGAGAGGTTGCTTACCAAAAGGCTAAAAGAATATAATGAGCTTAAGGAAACCATTGAAGGTAACCAAAAGCAATTGATCCAACAGGCCAAGCTGGAAGCCAAAGCCATATTGGATGGTGCGAACAGTAAGATAGAGGAAACTATTCGATCCATTAAAGAAAATAAGGCTGAGAAAGCGGCCACCCAAAAGGCGAGAAAGGAGCTGGAAAGTTTAAAAACTGAGATTAAGCCGGATAAATCCATCAAGCCTAAGCTTCCACAGGAAATCAAAGTTATTGCTGGGGAAATCAAAGCTGGTGACCATGTCCGCTTGAAAGACAATGGAGCTATTGCCGAGGTGATTTCCGTGCGGAATAAGGATGTTGAAATCAGCATCGGTGATTTGAAATCCAATGTGAAGCTGAACAGGTTAGAGAAGATTTCCAATACTACCCTTAAGAAGGAGAAAAAGGCTATCGTTTCAAGAATGAGCTATGATACTACCTCCAAAATGAGGGATTTCTCTCCAAATTTGGATTTAAGAGGTAAGCGAGGAGAGGAGGTTTTGTCCATTGTCCAGAATTTTGTGGATGAAGGCCATATGTTAGGTGTCAAGGATCTGCGCATTGTGCACGGCAAGGGAGACGGTATCCTTAGGGATATAACACGTAACCTACTTCGATCAATGCCTGCTGTAGGGAAGTTTGAAGATGAACATGCTGATCGCGGAGGTGCTGGGGTTACCTTGGTGACTTTAAGATAAAATGCTTAGGCCGGTGGAAGTTTGTAGGCTTGCCTTACCAATAGCTTCCACTGGTCATTATCATATCTCCAAACCATCATGACGCCGATTTTGACCTTTCCTGGGACTCCGCCATCATTGGTTTCAGCCACCAAGATATGCCTTGCAACGCCAATATTATCCACCACTTCATAATTTTGATTTTGTAGGTCAATACTCACAAAATCAGAAGCACCGCTTAATAAGCTTTCGATAAATTTATCTTGGTTTTCGATTTTTCCACTGGAGTGGCCATAGGACAGTTTCTTGTCCGTCAGTTTTTTAAGTGCAGTCTTATCCGGGTGGATCATGGCCTCAGTTAACTTTTGAACAGCATTGACCAGGTCAATGGAGTTTTCTGATTGTGCTTGACTAAAATGGCAGATAGCCCATAAGAAAGAGAAAATTAGAGCTATGCTTTTCATGATCAGGATTATTTAGCCTTCAATTCAAACTTATAAGATCCTGCTAGTGCATTTACCCGTCCATTGGCTGGGGTAGGTACGGTGAATTCCAAAACTAAATTGCTCCCTGCTCCTGAGAAGGAAATTTCTTCCCCAGCTGCAGGTTGGGAGCCTGTGAGGGTGATTTTATCGAAATTACTTCCAGAAAAGGACCAGTTTCCACTTCCATCATAAAGATTGTTGGCATTGCTGGTGGTATAGGCTTTTGTACTCCCATTTGATGAAAAAGTGATTTCAAAATCTGCCCAGTCAGCAGTTTCATTTGTTCCGTTATGGGTGACAGCTCCACCAGTTACTACCCATGTTTGGCTACCTTCACCAGTCAGCTTTTCGGTGGCTATTTGTTCAGGAGTTTTGGATGGAGTTGGATCGTCTTTACTACCGCAAGAAAAAAGAGTGACCAAAGAAAAAATTAACAAGTAAGATGCGAATAGTTTTTTCATAGTTTATCAAATGGATTTTCAGGTAAATATAAGGATATTCAATTGAAATCAAAGGGACTTTTGAAGCTTGTAATCTTCAATGTGTAAGGTTTGATTGCAAAAGGAATATTCCTTTGGCTCATTAGAACCTATAAAAATAGTTCTGTCTTTTCCGTATTTTTCCACGAGACTGAGGTACCATTCTACTCCTTTTTTATCGAGGTTGGAGGTTGGTTCGTCCAGGATCAGCAAGGGAACCTTAGAAAAGAAACAAAGTCCCAATTTAAGCCGCTGTTTCATGCCGGAAGAAAAATAGGATATTTGCTTGTTCTTTGCTTCGGTCAGGTACATGGCTTCCATCATGTTCAAGATATCCATTCCTTCAAGCGTATTTTTAAATTCAAAATGGAATTGAAGCAGTTCAAAAAGCGTAAATTCTTCGGGAAGTTCCATATAAGGAGCACTAATGGCCAATTGTTGATACAGATCCGTATCTTGGATAGGTGCATTTTGGAAAAAGTATTCTGCACTTCCTTCGGTAAAAGGAGTGGTTCCGGCAAGGCACTTCAATAAAGTGGACTTACCGGAACCATTGCTGCCAGTTATGGCGATTTTTGTGTTGGGATTTACATGTAGATCCAGGTTTCTAAATATCCAGTCGTATTGGAATCGCTTTGCAGCATTCTTTAGCCTGACTTCTAGCATTTGTTAGTTGATATATCCTTTCATCACTCCTCTTTCAGAGGATCTGATAAAGTTTACAATCTCATCTCGTTCTTTGGTAGCAGGAAGGTTGATTTCTATTTCTTCCAATGCCCGACTATTATTGAGGCTATTAAGGAACAGGTACCTGTATACTTCCTGAATATGGCTAATGGATTCATTGGTGAATCCTCTTCTCCTAAGTCCAAGAGAGTTTACTCCGGCATAACTCAAAGGTTCTCTTGCTGCCTTGGTGAACGGCGGTACATCCTTTCTTACCAATGAACCACCAGATATCATGGAGTGCATTCCGATTTTGACAAATTGGTGAATGGCACTGCTGCCCCCAATAATGGCCCAGTCATCTATGGAAACATGGCCGGCTACCTGAACGGTATTGGCAATGATCACATTGTCACCAACGCTGCAATCATGCGCAATGTGAACGTAGGCCATCAATAGACAGTTGCTGCCTATTTTGGTTACCCGCTTATCAATGGTCCCACGGCTTATGGTAACACATTCTCTTATGGTCGTGTTATTTCCTATCTCGACAGTAGACTCCTCTCCTTGGAATTTAAGGTCTTGCGGCACACCTGCAATGACCGCTCCAGGGAATATTTTGCAGTTTTTACCGATTTTTGCTCCCGGATATATGGTGACATTGGAACCGATCCAAGTACCATCTCCGATTTCTACATTTTCATGAATAACCGAAAAAGGGTCAATGCTTACATTTTCACCGACTTTGGCATTTTCATGTACTTGTGATAGCTTACTTATCATGCGTCTTTTCTTACAATACTAGCAGTCATTACGGCTTCACAGACCAATGTGTTTCCCACATAGGCTTCACCTTTCATTTTTGCAATCCCTCTTCTGATAGGGGACAATAGTTCACACTTGAATACCAAAGTATCTCCTGGTAAGACCATTTTACGGAACTTGCAGCTTTCTATTCCCAAGAAATAAGTCCAATAATTTTCAGGGTCATCCACTGTGCTTAACACAAGAATGCCGCCAGTCTGTGCCATGGCTTCTACTTGTAATACTCCTGGCATGACAGGATTGTTTGGGAAATGCCCCATAAAAAACGGTTCGTTGATGGTAACGTTCTTAACACCAGCAACTACCGTGTCATCAAGATAAATGATTTTATCCAAAAGTTGAAAAGGGTATCTATGTGGAAGGATATTCCCAATCTGGTTAATATCCATCACAGGTGGCAGTTTTGGGTCATAATGAGGAATATGACTTGGTCCTGCTTTTTCCATGGCCCTTTTTAGCTTTTTGGCAAAAGCAACATTGGCTGCATGTCCAGGCCTTGCTGCAAGTATTTGGGCCTTTAATGGCCTTCCTACCAAGGCAAGGTCACCTACCACATCAAGTAATTTATGTCTGGCAGGTTCGTTTTTATAACGCAGCTCTACATTATTGAGAATTCCTTCTTGCCTTACTTCTACCTTAGGCTTGTTGAACATTTTAGCCAAGCCATCCAATTCCTCGTCGGTGACAATACGGTCTACGACTACTATGGCATTGTTCAGGTCTCCCCCTTGGATAAGGTTTTGCTTGTATAGCATCTCCAGTTCGTGAAGGAAACAGAAGGTCCTACAAGAAGCTATTTCGGATTTAAATTGGCTAATGTCGGTAATGGAAGCGTGCTGACTGCCCAATACAGGTGAATTATAGTCCACCATGACAGTGACACGGTAATCATCCAATGGCAATGCGGCCATCTCTACTTCACGGGCAGAATCCCTGTAATGGATACTTTCAGGGACTTCAAAGAAGCGTCTCAGGGCATTTTGTTCTTGTAGACCGGCATCTTCCAAAATGCTAATAAACTGAATGGAACTTCCATCCATAATTGGAGGCTCAGGTCCGTCCAGTTGGATGAGTACATTGTCAATTTCGAGGCCTACCAAAGCAGCGAGTACGTGTTCTACAGTAAAGACCCTGGCGCCACTCTGTTCTATGGTAGTTCCTCTGGATACGTCTACTACATTGTCTACATCCGCATCGATGATGGGAGAGCCTTCAAGGTCAATTCGCTGGAACTTGTATCCGTGGTTGGGAGGAGCAGGTACAAATGTCATATTGGCCATTACACCAGTGTGTAGGCCAACTCCAGAAACTGTAACCTGTTTTCCTATGGTATGCTGTTTAACTTTCATTAATGATGTTTTTGGGGCATCCTTTTGTATTCGCCCACAAATTTATTGTTTTTTTTCCAGATCTTTAATTTTATTCTGTAGACTTGGTAAATTTTTAAAAATAGAATATGATTTCAGGAATTCCTTCATCTCAAATCCTATATAACCGAAAAATGTCTGTCCGGGTTTATTGATAGATTTCGAGATCCCCGTTTTGGCGCCGATGGTGGTGTTGTCAGCGATTTTCAAGTGGCCAATTATGCCCACTTGGCCTGCTATGATACAGCTTTTTCCGATTTCAGTTGATCCGGAAATACCTGCTTGGGCTGCAATTACAGTGTTTTCACCAATGATTACATTATGAGCTATTTGCACTAGATTGTCAATTTTAACTCCCTTCTTGATGATCGTAGATCCCATCGTGGCACAGTCAATGGTACTATTGGCCCCAATGCTGACATTGTCTTCAATGAGCACATTGCCCAATTGAGGGATGTTTTTGTAGGTTTTGTCTTCCTGTGGAGCAAAACCAAAACCATCGGCACCAATGACCACATTAGGGTGGAATTCACAATTGTTACCGATAATAGTGTCATTATAGATCTTGACTCCTGCATGAATGATACAATTATCACCAATGCTCACTTTATCTCCAATATAGGTTTGTGGATGAATGGTGACATTGTTGCCGATTTTACAGTCTTTACCAATATAACTGAAAGCCCCTCTATAGCCGCCCTCGCCAATTTTGCTAGAGCTATCCATATAAGAAGGTTCTTCCACGCCTGTTTTGGCACGCTTGGTAAACTGAGCATAAGCCTCTAGCAATTGGGTAAAACCTGAATAAGGATCCTTTACTTTTATAAGTGTGGTGTTAATGGGCTTTGCAGGGGAAAAATCTTTGGAGACAATTACAGCTGTAGAATGGGTGCTATAAATGTACGGTTCGTATTTCATATTGGACAAAAAGCTTATTCCCCCTTCAGCTCCATCTTGAATTTTGTCCAGTCTACTTACTTTCTTGGTGCCATCACCTTCGATTTCTCCGTTTAAAAGCTCTGCAATCTGACTAACGGTAAATTCCATGAGTTTAAAATTATGTTATCGCAAAGTTAAATCTTTAGCCCGACAAGCATAATACTTTTTGACAAT is from Echinicola marina and encodes:
- a CDS encoding endonuclease MutS2, whose amino-acid sequence is MLYPDNLESKINFDKIKEWIKEECTSKLGTDIVQKVSFSKDINLLNKLLDQTEEFRQILLSGEMFPSSNFLNIYPYLDKAKIEGTFLYEDDFHEIRLSLLTLKGCVDFFTKFQEEYPQLFQLLGLVNLDNTLLRSIEKVLDDKGKIKNNATRELSLIRAQILYEENRLRKVLDRIFREAKAKGLTPDDASITIRGGRMVMPVLAENKRKIKGFVHDESATGQTVFLEPAEVLDINNELKELEYMERREVQKILTELTNTLRPYIPELKSAFRFLGMVDFIRAKAKLALKMNASKPSLQKEKVIEWYNARHPVLEHALKQQDRKIVPLNIHLDHNSRLLVISGPNAGGKSVTLKTVALVQYMLQCGLLVPMDPHSKCTVFQNFFIDIGDEQNIENDLSTYSSHLMSMKYFTQFADKKSIFFIDEFGTGTEPQFGGAIAESILLALNKSGAYGVVTTHYGNLKQIAAKNQGMTNGAMRFDVDKLEPLYQLEIGKPGSSFALEIATKIGISKEIIGYAKEQIGDERVRYDKLLNKLESEKSKYERVLDEVQRKERLLTKRLKEYNELKETIEGNQKQLIQQAKLEAKAILDGANSKIEETIRSIKENKAEKAATQKARKELESLKTEIKPDKSIKPKLPQEIKVIAGEIKAGDHVRLKDNGAIAEVISVRNKDVEISIGDLKSNVKLNRLEKISNTTLKKEKKAIVSRMSYDTTSKMRDFSPNLDLRGKRGEEVLSIVQNFVDEGHMLGVKDLRIVHGKGDGILRDITRNLLRSMPAVGKFEDEHADRGGAGVTLVTLR
- the lpxD gene encoding UDP-3-O-(3-hydroxymyristoyl)glucosamine N-acyltransferase, with product MEFTVSQIAELLNGEIEGDGTKKVSRLDKIQDGAEGGISFLSNMKYEPYIYSTHSTAVIVSKDFSPAKPINTTLIKVKDPYSGFTQLLEAYAQFTKRAKTGVEEPSYMDSSSKIGEGGYRGAFSYIGKDCKIGNNVTIHPQTYIGDKVSIGDNCIIHAGVKIYNDTIIGNNCEFHPNVVIGADGFGFAPQEDKTYKNIPQLGNVLIEDNVSIGANSTIDCATMGSTIIKKGVKIDNLVQIAHNVIIGENTVIAAQAGISGSTEIGKSCIIAGQVGIIGHLKIADNTTIGAKTGISKSINKPGQTFFGYIGFEMKEFLKSYSIFKNLPSLQNKIKDLEKKQ
- a CDS encoding DUF58 domain-containing protein, which encodes MKQLLKKLRKYEIMIRKVANNHLQGDYQSIFKGAGLEFDDLRPYQYGDDVRTIEWKVSAKGHGTFVKTFKEDKDQSVYFLLDISGSQDIGDERRKKIDLGKEIAGVLTLAAIHEGSQVALVSFSDQKEKVILPGKGPKQGVKVIRGIFKHENKSIKTNLNEMFTFSLNLIKKRSIIIVISDFIDENYERSFKALGEKHDVVAIQVTDPRESALPSLGIIPVFDKEEGKTTWVNTAFGSFSKKISDTFTTDRNSLKELCKKNQINYLPIDTQEDIVLPLIELFRYRNKTMKRG
- the lpxA gene encoding acyl-ACP--UDP-N-acetylglucosamine O-acyltransferase, whose amino-acid sequence is MISKLSQVHENAKVGENVSIDPFSVIHENVEIGDGTWIGSNVTIYPGAKIGKNCKIFPGAVIAGVPQDLKFQGEESTVEIGNNTTIRECVTISRGTIDKRVTKIGSNCLLMAYVHIAHDCSVGDNVIIANTVQVAGHVSIDDWAIIGGSSAIHQFVKIGMHSMISGGSLVRKDVPPFTKAAREPLSYAGVNSLGLRRRGFTNESISHIQEVYRYLFLNSLNNSRALEEIEINLPATKERDEIVNFIRSSERGVMKGYIN
- a CDS encoding ABC transporter ATP-binding protein, encoding MLEVRLKNAAKRFQYDWIFRNLDLHVNPNTKIAITGSNGSGKSTLLKCLAGTTPFTEGSAEYFFQNAPIQDTDLYQQLAISAPYMELPEEFTLFELLQFHFEFKNTLEGMDILNMMEAMYLTEAKNKQISYFSSGMKQRLKLGLCFFSKVPLLILDEPTSNLDKKGVEWYLSLVEKYGKDRTIFIGSNEPKEYSFCNQTLHIEDYKLQKSL
- a CDS encoding bifunctional UDP-3-O-[3-hydroxymyristoyl] N-acetylglucosamine deacetylase/3-hydroxyacyl-ACP dehydratase, with the protein product MKVKQHTIGKQVTVSGVGLHTGVMANMTFVPAPPNHGYKFQRIDLEGSPIIDADVDNVVDVSRGTTIEQSGARVFTVEHVLAALVGLEIDNVLIQLDGPEPPIMDGSSIQFISILEDAGLQEQNALRRFFEVPESIHYRDSAREVEMAALPLDDYRVTVMVDYNSPVLGSQHASITDISQFKSEIASCRTFCFLHELEMLYKQNLIQGGDLNNAIVVVDRIVTDEELDGLAKMFNKPKVEVRQEGILNNVELRYKNEPARHKLLDVVGDLALVGRPLKAQILAARPGHAANVAFAKKLKRAMEKAGPSHIPHYDPKLPPVMDINQIGNILPHRYPFQLLDKIIYLDDTVVAGVKNVTINEPFFMGHFPNNPVMPGVLQVEAMAQTGGILVLSTVDDPENYWTYFLGIESCKFRKMVLPGDTLVFKCELLSPIRRGIAKMKGEAYVGNTLVCEAVMTASIVRKDA
- a CDS encoding DUF4296 domain-containing protein, with amino-acid sequence MKKIIIFIIALSGLLSCAKEGQPDELLSEDKMVEIMVDIHLAEGMASSLPVSYDSSKKLYPLFESRVFENHQVADTVYMESLEYYLRDTEKMEELYGRVIDSLNVKEKEGK
- a CDS encoding nuclear transport factor 2 family protein, with the translated sequence MKSIALIFSFLWAICHFSQAQSENSIDLVNAVQKLTEAMIHPDKTALKKLTDKKLSYGHSSGKIENQDKFIESLLSGASDFVSIDLQNQNYEVVDNIGVARHILVAETNDGGVPGKVKIGVMMVWRYDNDQWKLLVRQAYKLPPA